A single Tuberibacillus sp. Marseille-P3662 DNA region contains:
- a CDS encoding NCS1 family transporter — MGKTDKNNSHLKSPDLLPISYHKRKIGVMGFFSMWIGMAILLATFNIGASGVQSITLPWVVLATLIGCIAVGIFISIVGDIGVEHGLSFPVYMRAPFGIVGTHIPSLARAVTASFWFGLNTYFGSTAINSIIHTINSGFDNWLLCYIIFAIVQLINTASGIKWVERFADIAAPIIIILSLIIYHTLTTDIIEHGNNVWAWAENPVTGGAALTAFMIVIFANMGFWATLGCDIPTISRFFKAPKYEKNWFKRNRTNLIGSLIALPLTETFMIMIGAAAFMVAGSSNPVIALQETASGWMLAMLLLMIVLTQWSTNTAANIVPAAAIFTNALGPKASNAIAVFIVGIVGTIIQPWSVYEILTQALLFFGAVLSSISGILFVDYYLLRKRRVNVQELYQHKGQFKYHGGINIAGFIAWAIGGAVAILVIDYSFIVGFVLAGTIYFVLAKYWYFNKFPQAEIEDPSDEKYLGITVGRDWVIDENSGDRQEEVIG; from the coding sequence ATGGGAAAGACTGATAAAAACAATTCGCATCTAAAATCACCGGATTTACTTCCAATCAGTTATCATAAGCGGAAGATTGGTGTTATGGGATTTTTTTCAATGTGGATTGGGATGGCCATACTTTTAGCAACCTTTAATATTGGCGCCTCCGGAGTTCAAAGTATCACCTTACCCTGGGTCGTACTGGCAACATTAATCGGTTGTATCGCAGTTGGTATATTTATTTCGATCGTTGGAGATATAGGGGTTGAACATGGCTTGTCTTTTCCAGTTTATATGCGGGCGCCTTTTGGTATCGTTGGGACCCATATCCCTTCTCTAGCACGAGCAGTTACAGCATCATTTTGGTTTGGACTCAATACGTATTTTGGTTCAACCGCAATCAATTCCATTATCCATACCATCAATTCTGGATTTGATAACTGGTTGTTATGCTATATTATATTTGCCATTGTGCAGCTGATCAACACTGCTTCTGGTATTAAGTGGGTGGAGCGCTTTGCTGACATTGCGGCTCCAATCATTATTATTTTATCCTTAATCATCTACCACACATTGACAACAGATATCATCGAACACGGAAATAATGTTTGGGCTTGGGCAGAAAATCCGGTTACTGGTGGCGCGGCGTTAACAGCGTTTATGATCGTCATTTTTGCCAATATGGGCTTCTGGGCAACGTTAGGTTGTGATATACCAACGATATCGCGATTTTTTAAAGCACCCAAATATGAGAAAAATTGGTTTAAACGAAACAGAACGAATCTGATCGGCAGTCTAATTGCCCTGCCACTGACGGAAACATTTATGATCATGATTGGTGCTGCAGCCTTTATGGTAGCAGGCAGTTCTAACCCAGTTATTGCCCTTCAAGAGACAGCTTCCGGCTGGATGCTGGCGATGCTACTTCTTATGATTGTACTGACGCAGTGGTCGACGAATACGGCCGCAAACATTGTTCCAGCTGCCGCTATTTTTACAAATGCGCTTGGGCCTAAAGCATCTAATGCGATAGCTGTATTTATTGTTGGGATTGTGGGAACGATTATTCAGCCTTGGAGTGTCTATGAAATATTGACGCAGGCGCTGTTATTTTTTGGGGCCGTTTTGTCATCGATAAGCGGGATTCTCTTTGTTGATTATTATCTCTTAAGGAAGCGACGGGTCAATGTTCAGGAACTTTACCAACATAAGGGGCAATTCAAATATCACGGCGGGATAAACATTGCCGGTTTTATTGCCTGGGCGATTGGCGGGGCTGTTGCTATTTTGGTCATCGATTATTCATTTATTGTTGGTTTTGTTTTAGCCGGAACCATATACTTTGTATTAGCTAAGTACTGGTATTTTAATAAATTTCCACAGGCAGAAATAGAAGATCCAAGTGATGAAAAGTATCTTGGCATTACCGTTGGACGTGATTGGGTAATTGACGAAAATAGTGGAGATAGACAGGAAGAAGTGATTGGGTAA